TGAACATGTCACTCTTTGGGCTGTCTTCCCCAAGCCCTACGGAAGCTAGTGTCCTATCTGATGAGTCTGATATTACAAGCCGCGCAGGTGATTCACAAACTGCCGATGATAGCTTGGCGACTTCATTATCTACGACATCAATACCCACCTCAGGTTTAGCTTTTTTAACTGTAGAAGCAACATGCCCTAGAGTACCACCACTTCCAAGAGCATCTGCCACAATAGAGGACTGCTCCAACTCTTTCTTACGTTTCTCCAATATCTCTTGCGTTTTCCTCCTGCTTTGCTGGATTCTTTTCAGGTCTTCAGCTTCTTGATCAAAAAACCAAACAAGATCTTCACCGTTATCATCATTGCCATCAGTTTTGGACCTTTCTCCGTTAGGATCATGGCCCTCCTTTAGATCAGAACTTGAGCTTCTTATCTCTAAGTCATCCTCTGCATCATGTCTTGAGTGTTTTTGCGTCACTTCACCATATCCATCAGTTTTGGACCTTTCTCCGTTAGTATCATGGCCTTCCTTTAGTGAACTTGAGCTTCTTATCTTTAAGTCATCCTCTGCACCATGTCTTGATGAGTGTTTTTGCCTCACTTCACCATATCCATCATCAACACTTTTATGCTTCTCCCGATCACTCTCCAACTCTCTCCTTCCTCTATCCCTATCTTTTTCTCTccgtctctctctttcattctccCTCCTCGCCTCTCTACTAGTACTCCTGGCTTTATCTCTACTCCTCCCGCCTCTGTCGTTGTCTCTATCCCTCTCTCCTCTGCTACTATCTCTCTGATCAGTACTGCTTCTTCCCCTCACTAATCTCTTGTTCGAAATCTCCCCTTCCTCCATCTCAAGTTCACCACCGTTCCCAACTCCGGAAGGATCCGGAGAAACATACTCTTCATCGATGTATTGAACTTTATCATCATCACGATGGTGACTGTGTTGAtgcttgtgatgatgatggtgctTGTACCGCTTCGAAGATTTAACGACTTCAtcagacgaagaagacgaccGACGACGCTTGCGGTGGTTTGATTCCACATGCTTATCGCTCCCCATCAGATAGTCGGAAAAAAGTGTTAAACAATCGCAAAGTTAGGGTTTAGCTTCGATTTTGTCGCGGGCTCTCAATTTGTGTATCCctgtaacaacaacaagactTTCCATAAATCGTCACCTAATTTATAGAAACAAGTTTACACAGAAGGCAAATTAAAATCGGAACCGTCTATTTTTAAACCCATAATGCCACGAAAGTAAGGGCCCAGGCCCGTCAAGAATAATGATTATAAGAAATCATGTCCGTTCATTTAAAACCTTACCGATGAATGACACGTTATCAATCCGCGTGAAACTTAAGTAACCAATGAAAAGCCTCTATATAAAAATCGCTGCTCTCTCATTCATCTCTTCATTGACTAGtctttgatttcattttactcttcaaacaaaaattctcaaTTTCGTTAGTTTCTCTCTAAAGACTAAAGTCATCATCAATGGCACCAAAGGCGGCGGAGAAGAAACCGGCAGAGAAGAAGCCGGCAGGAGAGAAAGCACCGGCGGAGAAGCGACCAAAGGCGGAGAAGAAGATAACGAAAGAAGGAGGAAACgagaagaaatcgaagaagaaatcgaagaagagcATAGAGACGTACAAGATCTACATCTTCAAGGTCCTGAAGCAGGTTCATCCCGACGTCGGGATCTCTGGAAAAGCGATGGGGATCATGAACAGTTTCATCAACGACATATTCGAGAAACTCGCCCAGGAATCGTCTAAGCTCGCGAGGTACAACAAGAAGCCGACTGATACGTTGGTCCCTCTTCAAAGCCAAGAGATTGTAAAACAGAACACAAGGTATTTGATTGGTAGTTAAAGACTAcctatttttggtttttttcattGATTAAATAGACAAACGAATACAAGGAAGCAAATAACTGAAAACAGAAAGTGGAGTTACTAACTCCTACAAAACAGGAAATAGAAAGTGGAGAATGTGATCCTTCGATCAAGGAAGACCACGTCCCTTATTTGCGAAACTGAAACAAAGAAGCAGCAAGACTTCGTCAATCCAAGTACTTGCTGTTAGGCTTACGTGTCCGACTTGATCGTCTAGCTGGCGCCCCCTCATCCTCACTCTGCTTCTTACTTTGAAACCTATCAATACTCCCGCCCTCTAACAGAACCTTGTCTTCAAGGTTCATCGAAAAATCTGGAAAACTTGCGTGGAGCTGAGTAGCGTCTTCCCACGTCGCCTCTTCAATAGGTAGCTGATGCCAACGAATCAACACCTCGGGTTTGCGCTTTGCCCCAATCTGAATCATGCGGACAGAGAGAACTTTTGCCGGCTCCAAATAAAAGACGCCATTGTCACGAAGTGGAGGAAGTTCCACCGCCACTAGATCATCTTCCCCTACCCGCTTCTTCAACAAGGAAACATGAAACACAGGGTGAATCCGGGAACCCTCCGGCAGCTTCAAGCGGTAAGCGACCATACCAATGCGTTGCTCCACCTGAAAAGGACCAAAATAGCGATTGGCGAGCTTTTGGCAAGAACGGCGGAGCACGGACTATTGGCGATAAGGGTGCAGACGCAGAAAGACCCAGTCTCCGACTTGAAATTCAACATCGCGACGTTTGCGGTTGGCCGACTGTCTCATACGGTTATTGGCAGCCTCCAAATGTCGTTTCAGCTCACCCAAAACCTCATCTCTCTCTCGCATCTGAACATCAATCTCAGCAAAGGAGGAAGAGCCGAGTTCATACCGTGGCAGCTGTGGTGGTGGGCGGCCGTAGAGAGCTTCGAACGGTGTCATACCAGTGGAAGAGTGGTAGGACGTGTTGTACCAGTACTCTGCCCAAGGAAGTAGGCCACTCCATTGCGTCGGATGGTGCTGAACAAAGCAACGAAGGAACTGCTCAATACACCGGTTAACCACCTCTGTTTGTCCATCTGTTTGAGGGTGGTAAGCGGTGGACATGCGCAGCTTGGTGCCCGACATCTTCCAGAACTCCTTCCAGAAGTTACTCAAGAAAACCGGATCCCGATCACTGAGAATTGAGCGTGGAATGCCGTGGAGTTTGATGATGTTGGCGACAAATTTTGTGGCTACACTCGCAGCTGTATAAGGATGAGTCAAGGGAATCAAATGAGCAGACTTACTTAACCTGTCAACGACCACCAAGATAGACGTGAACTTGTTGGAAGTTGGCAACCCATCCACAAAGTCCATAGAAACATCCTCCCAGACTTGGCACGGTATCGGCAAGGGTTGGAGAAGACCAGCGGGTGACATTGTCTGAGACTTAGCACGCTGGCAAGTGTCGCACCTGCTCACATACTCCATGATCGTCTTGTGCATACCCGGCCAATAAAACTGGCGAGAGAGACGCTTAAACGTGCGGAGCACGCCAGAGTGGCCCCCTTGTGGTGTATCATGATGCTCATGGAGGAGTTGGCTAATAAGCGGCGATGTGGGTGGAATAACCACTCGGTTATTGTAGCACAACAACCCTTCTCGCCAACTGTATGGCTGACCAGGCTTGGTGGTTGTTGTTGCCCCAATACGAACCAAGTACGGGTCTGTTTTGGCCAATTCATGCAGAGTCTCCCAGATAGACGCATACGGAACCANCCAACGAATCAACACCTCGGGTTTGCGCTTTGCCCCAATCTGAATCATGCGGACAGAGAGAACTTTTGCCGGCTCCAAATAAAAGACGCCATTGTCACGAAGTGGAGGAAGTTCCACCGCCACTAGATCATCTTCCCCTACCCGCTTCTTCAACAAGGAAACATGAAACACAGGGTGAATCCGGNGTTTTGCCTGGACGGTACACTATCTCGTAATCGTACCCCACCAATTTGCTCATCCACTTCTGCTGTTCTGGTGTGAGGATTCGTTGCTCCAACATGTAACGAAGACTTTGCTGATCTGTTTGGATTGTAAAGCGTCGACCCAATAGGTATGGCCGCCACAACCGGATTGCGATGAGGATAGCCAACATCTCCCTAGCGTATGTGGACCATGCCTTCTTTGACACGCCCAGTGACCTGCTCATGAAGGCAATAGGTTGATCGTTTTGAGACAGAACCGCACCAATACCTTCACTAGAGGCGTCTGTTTGTATCACGAAGGGTTGAGTAAAGTCAGGCAGTGCGAGGGTTGGTGTCATCGTCATTGCTGTTTTGAGCTTCAGGAAAGCATCCTCTGCTTCCGACCCCCAAGTGAACTGTCCCTTGCGCAGAAGGTTGGTAAGTGGCCGTGCAATGAGACCATAGTCTCGCACAAATTTGCGATAGTAGCCGGTGAGGCCCAAAAATCCACGCAGCTCCGTCACCGTGGTGGGAACTGGCCACTCTAACATCGCTTGCACCTTGGACTGATCCACCTTGACTCCTGTAGTGGAGATGATATGACCCAAGTACTCCAGCTCCCGCCTACCGAAATCACATTTTTTAAACTTCACCGACAAGccatggtggtggaggagactgaAAACCTCACGGACATGTTGAAGGTGCGACGTCCATGTCGGGCTATAAACGAGGATGTCGTCAAAAAAAACCAACACCGACTTGCGCATCAAGGGATGAAAGATCTCGTTCATCAATGCTTAGAACGTAGATGGTGCGTTGCATAGACCAAAGGGCATGACGAGGTACTCGTAATGACCGTTGTGTGTGCGGAATGCCGTCTTGTGGACGTCAGAAGGGTGCATTTGCACCTGGTGATACCCCGCAGTGAGGTCAAGCTTTGTAAAAAATGTCGCTCCGTGCAGTTCGTCGAGCATGTCCTCAACAGTTGGAATGGGGAAGCGGTCTTTTATGGTAGCTGCGTTGAGTGCCCGGTAGTCTGTGCAAAAACGCCACGACCCATCCTTTTTCTTGACCAGCAGAACCGGCGATGAGAACGGACTGCAACTCGGACGAATGATTCCAGATGTGAGCATCTCCGAGACTTGCTTCTCAATCTCCTCCTTCTGAAAATAAGCATAGCGATACGGCCGGACATTGACTGGGTNNNNNNNNNNNNNNNNNNNNNNNNNNNNNNNNNNNNNNNNNNNNNNNNNNNNNNNNNNNNNNNNNNNNNNNNNNNNNNNNNNNNNNNNNNNNNNNNNNNNNNNNNNNNNNNNNNNNNNNNNNNNNNNNNNNNNNNNNNNNNNNNNNNNNNNNNNNNNNNNNNNNNNNNNNNNNNNNNNNNNNNNNNNNNNNNNNNNNNNNNNNNNNNNNNNNNNNNNNNNNNNNNNNNNNNNNNNNNNNNNNNNNNNNNNNNNNNNNNNNNNNNNNNNNNNNNNNNNNNNNNNNNNNNNNNNNNNNNNNNNNNNNNNNNNNNNNNNNNNNNNNNNNNNNNNNNNNNNNNNNNNNNNNNNNNNNNNNNNNNNNNNNNNNNNNNNNNNNNNNNNNNNNNNNNNNNNNNNNNNNNNNNNNNNNNNNNNNNNNNNNNNNNNNNNNNNNNNNNNNNNNNNNNNNNNNNNNNNNNNNNNNNNNNNNNNNNNNNNNNNNNNNNNNNNNNNNNNNNNNNNNNNNNNNNNNNNNNNNNNNNNNNNNNNNNNNNNNNNNNNNNNNNNNNNNNNNNNNNNNNNNNNNNNNNNNNNNNNNNNNNNNNNNNNNNNNNNNNNNNNNNNNNNNNNNNNNNNNNNNNNNNNNNNNNNNNNNNNNNNNNNNNNNNNNNNNNNNNNNNNNNNNNNNNNNNNNNNNNNNNNNNNNNNNNNNNNNNNNNNNNNNNNNNNNNNNNNNNNNNNNNNNNNNNNNNNNNNNNNNNNNNNNNNNNNNNNNNNNNNNNNNNNNNNNNNNNNNNNNNNNNNNNNNNNNNNNNNNNNNNNNNNNNNNNNNNNNNNNNNNNNNNNNNNNNNNNNNNNNNNNNNNNNNNNNNNNNNNNNNNNNNNNNNNNNNNNNNNNNNNNNNNNNNNNNNNNNNNNNNNNNNNNNNNNNNNNNNNNNNNNNNNNNNNNNNNNNNNNNNNNNNNNNNNNNNNNNNNNNNNNNNNNNNNNNNNNNNNNNNNNNNNNNNNNNNNNNNNNNNNNNNNNNNNNNNNNNNNNNNNNNNNNNNNNNNNNNNNNNNNNNNNNNNNNNNNNNNNNNNNNNNNNNNNNNNNNNNNNNNNNNNNNNNNNNNNNNNNNNNNNNNNNNNNNNNNNNNNNNNNNNNNNNNNNNNNNNNNNNNNNNNNNNNNNNNNNNNNNNNNNNNNNNNNNNNNNNNNNNNNNNNNNNNNNNNNNNNNNNNNNNNNNNNNNNNNNNNNNNNNNNNNNNNNNNNNNNNNNNNNNNNNNNNNNNNNNNNNNNNNNNNNNNNNNNNNNNNNNNNNNNNNNNNNNNNNNNNNNNNNNNNNNNNNNNNNNNNNNNNNNNNNNNNNNNNNNNNNNNNNNNNNNNNNNNNNNNNNNNNNNNNNNNNNNNNNNNNNNNNNNNNNNNNNNNNNNNNNNNNNNNNNNNNNNNNNNNNNNNNNNNNNNNNNNNNNNNNNNNNNNNNNNNNNNNNNNNNNNNNNNNNNNNNNNNNNNNNNNNNNNNNNNNNNNNNNNNNNNNNNNNNNNNNNNNNNNNNNNNNNNNNNNNNNNNNNNNNNNNNNNNNNNNNNNNNNNNNNNNNNNNNNNNNNNNNNNNNNNNNNNNNNNNNNNNNNNNNNNNNNNNNNNNNNNNNNNNNNNNNNNNNNNNNNNNNNNNNNNNNNNNNNNNNNNNNNNNNNNNNNNNNNNNNNNNNNNNNNNNNNNNNNNNNNNNNNNNNNNNNNNNNNNNNNNNNNNNNNNNNNNNNNNNNNNNNNNNNNNNNNNNNNNNNNNNNNNNNNNNNNNNNNNNNNNNNNNNNNNNNNNNNNNNNNNNNNNNNNNNNNNNNNNNNNNNNNNNNNNNNNNNNNNNNNNNNNNNNNNNNNNNNNNNNNNNNNNNNNNNNNNNNNNNNNNNNNNNNNNNNNNNNNNNNNNTACAAGATCTACATCTTCAAGGTCCTGAAGCAAGTTCATCCCGACGTCGGGATCTCAGGGAAAGCGATGGGGATCATGAACAGTTTCATCAACGACATATTCGAGAAACTCGCCCAGGAATCGTCTAAGCTCGCGAGGTACAACAAGAAGCCGACGATCACTTCTCGGGAAATCCAGACGGCGGTTAGGCTCGTGTTGCCCGGAGAGCTCGCGAAACACGCCGTTTCTGAAGGGACTAAGGCGGTTACCAAATTCACTAGCTCTTAGAGAGATAAGAGGGTTTTTTTGCTCATTAtctcttaattaataatttatctcgttggaattaatatttgattagtgatattatttttatatggaTTAGTCTTCTTTGTTAATTTGTGTGGTGGCTTTTAAAACAGTTTCAGTTTACGCTAAAtaaaaaaagcttttgatttgTCAAATTTCTCTGAATCGTTTGCAGAGAATTGCATTCATTATAATAGTGTGGTTAGTTATGAAGATGATTGATGTTAAGGTTTTTCAACTGGGCCTATTTGAGACCTATTATCgtaaaaaaataacaaggcCCATGAATGAATAAAGAAGAGTATGAAGTACGTTACCCATGTGGAAAGGTATGATTCGCCCCAAGTTAGGTGGCCACGTCTATGTCTCCCTCATCTTGACCTTTCTTTTGCTTCTAttctttaataatataaaaagctCTCTGGCTTCGATCCCCTTCATTTATCTAATCCCGTTTCATCtcagattctctttttttttttttccttttgtcgTGATTTCGATTTTTGGATAAATGGGTCGTTCTCTCTGATTCCAATGATCCGAGTTTAGTTTTGCCGCCTGAGATCTCTCTGCAAATCTGTNCTGTATATTTGTTGTATTGGATTTATAGAAAGAGGTTGTGTTTGATTTGAATTATTTTAGGGGATTATAAGGGGTTTCGAAGAGCATAAGTTTACAAAAATGCGGGTGTCCTTTGAGATACTCCTCCTTTCTTTGGTTCCCGCGTTGACCTTTTATCATTCTGGTTTGAGTTCTAATCGTTTGAAACCTCTTCAGAAGAGTGATTGGCGTGGTAATCTTAGTTAAAGTTTCGCCCTTTTTTCCCAAAATTTGtctccttttttgttgtttccttaGATCTTCGTCGTCCTCGTCTCTGGTTCTCACCATTTCCCTAGCTCGGATTAATCTAATCGACCAAGATCTCTTTCTTCGGTTAATTTTTAGTCACTGGTTCGATCTTTCGGTGTTTTCTTTTGTGCTAAGATTTGCGACGCAAGAGGtacttatatacatatatatatatatatatggagttcTTGTTCATTTGAATAAAAAGATTCTGTTGCTGATGGTatagtttggatttttttgtttgttttgcagttGATTTTTGGATATGAGCTCTGTTTGTGATTTCAAAGATGCAGAGTCTCACCTTGAGAGTAGCTCTGCTTCCAGTTCCAATAAATGTTCTAATGGCTCAAAGCATGTCTCTTGTCTTGGAGGATCTGATGATGCTCAAGAGTCTGATGCTGATGATAGTAGTGGTTTTATACACCAAATTGTGATTGATGAATCTAAAGAAGACAAGGCGATCATCACTGAACCCATTCCTGAGTCTTTACCTCTCGATTCTTCTTTGGATGATGAAACTGAAGACAAGAACCTTGCAACCGCATTGCAAGACATGTTCTCTGAGAGTGTAAGCAACCCTATCTTTGTAGTTGTTATATCGCTGACGTGCAAGTTTCTGTGAGTAATCATAGATATGCTTCCTAGTAGCCTTGTGACCGTGGCTGTTTCCATCATATGTTGGTTGTTGCCTACAACATCTAGAAACCAACCAGTCAATAGTTGTAAATTTACAAAAGGAGTTGCGTTACAAAGCATCTCTGGCCAAATCAAGGACATAAATGAAGGAGTACAATTCCTCAATGGTTGTAGCTTATCaatatctttttctctttctgatgTGATTAGTAGAGAAACGCTATTTATGTTGGCtgcttctgatttttgtttcttgtcattCTTCAACAGATGACTGAGGTTACTCTGATTCCTGCCATTAAAGGTGCTCGAGAAAAGCATGGCAAGTCAGTCCAGAAACTGAGTGTGTCATGGGCTGAAGATGTGTATGATCCTCCGCCCTCCATTGTCTCTCACACAAGAAGCAAGAAACAGCAACCCCAGAAATCAAAGAGCAAAGACAACctgaagaagaatggaaagAAAGGACAAAAGGGAAGCAGCAGCTCCCGTGGCAGCAAAGACAAGAAGCAGACTTCTTCTCGCAGCAGCAAATACAATCGTGATAATAAGTTTGATTGGGCGACACAAGTGTCTATCATAGCTGCATCTTCTTGAATCTGTGTGACATGGCCAAGGCACTTGCGTCTTCCTTACTCTTCTTGTCTCTCCTCTCTCCCTCGCCCTCTTCTcttgtttataaataatatatatggtgtgaaaatttgtttttgagcTTCGGGAACGACTTTTGTTATTCGTACGGATGTTTTGGTTTTACACGAATTACCACTATTATTGTGAAGCTTTTTCCTCTCCACTCTTTTACTTAGtcaaatatttcaaaacattGTAAAATCTGACAGATCTTGTAATTCCAAAAAACTTACATCAGTACTTGTTGTTGAATACTTCGTCATTTTTAGCTATCAGTTGCTAATTTAGTTATGCAGATAGTGCAATGGAAGTGTAGGAAGGAACAACATAGTATCATATATGCTTTGACttttaactttattatatttgcttcttctttttaattctttccTTTACAAAATATCTCACTAGGTCTCTGAAACCTATCCTGTGTCAACCCTAAGTTCTAATATCCTTCTCTGTTAAGAGCttgtacaaaaaaataagagaggTACACAAGAAATGACCCttttgcaaaaagaaaacaagcgTGGGGTTTTCAAGGGccgagaaagcaaaaaaaaaggaaagatccCAAATACCAAAATCCAAGATGAAGcttcaaaaaaaatcttccatGAAAGATGATATCAGATGGGTGAAGTTGTTTCTGAAAAATTCGGAACTTTCTTCTCGAGCATTGATGTTCCCTTGAAGACTGTAAGTTGCACTTCTCTCTGGTACTTCTCTAActgcaaacacaaacacacaccaTTGTTAATCCTCTTTTAACCATTTTGTAACCAGACTGCGCAACCATTAAAGATCCAGGAAAAATTTCCCGGGCCAAACTTAACGTACTTGATGTTCAGTCATCTTTGTGAAGCCAAATTTCTTTATCCAGATAGACTCGGCTTCTTCAGCTGCTGGGAGAAGCAAGTTCTCAACATTCAGAGAGGAAAGAAGATTCTCAACGCAAGCAAACAGGCCTTGAAA
The sequence above is drawn from the Camelina sativa cultivar DH55 chromosome 4, Cs, whole genome shotgun sequence genome and encodes:
- the LOC104781224 gene encoding uncharacterized protein LOC104781224 gives rise to the protein MSSVCDFKDAESHLESSSASSSNKCSNGSKHVSCLGGSDDAQESDADDSSGFIHQIVIDESKEDKAIITEPIPESLPLDSSLDDETEDKNLATALQDMFSESMTEVTLIPAIKGAREKHGKSVQKLSVSWAEDVYDPPPSIVSHTRSKKQQPQKSKSKDNLKKNGKKGQKGSSSSRGSKDKKQTSSRSSKYNRDNKFDWATQVSIIAASS
- the LOC104781222 gene encoding histone H2B.4-like, coding for MAPKAAEKKPAEKKPAGEKAPAEKRPKAEKKITKEGGNEKKSKKKSKKSIETYKIYIFKVLKQVHPDVGISGKAMGIMNSFINDIFEKLAQESSKLARYNKKPTITSREIQTAVRLVLPGELAKHAVSEGTKAVTKFTSS